A window of Daucus carota subsp. sativus chromosome 2, DH1 v3.0, whole genome shotgun sequence genomic DNA:
tctattttatgtCATTATAATCATTTGTTACATGTATCgataatatgaattttttttctcgATATTCAATAATATCAAGTAGTGTAAAATACTCtcgtctatttttttttcttttctggaACATTTTCTATGTTATTTTGAATCTTCTATTATAAGAAATTCATGGTAGAAATTGACCACTTAATTATTGTCAcgtaaacaataaaaatataatagttaaatTCCTTTACAAAAATACAGAGAATAATTTTCCTTTATTCTCAACTCATAAACcgagataataaattatatttctaaattttgataATTGTAGTAACTTAGCCATTTCAATTTTAGTAAACATTTTTTACTTGGTGTAGATTGTCACGTGGGTCGTGGGTGGACTCTTAAGGGGgctgtattcgattgggattttaatggattgttttcggtctgtggattttaatggattgtatgtgattttgattttgtgcatattcttgataaaatatcgtagagttgataggatttaagcacaatacttcaaaaattttaaaaaaacttcaAAGACATTGAAGAATGccataaaatccatcattttatgaaatcgaAAAAAATCTACTagtatttgaataccatcagattttaatggattttaaacaatctaattaaataccatcggattttaaagtatgatttaaaatcctaattgaataccaccagattttgtagcataatttataaTCCCAGtcgaatacctcaagattttaatggatttcaaacaatcccaatcgaataccctcagatttcatgaatgaaaaaactgttttaaaatcccaatcaaaTACACCACTTTTAGTTTTCATCTGGGTAAATGATGTTTAATTTTGTTACCAACttatgaatataaaaaatctTGAATGATAAACGCATCTAATTTGAATCGaaaattaaacttaatataactaatttcatcatttttcttattaaatttattattccaCCCTTGTGGTTATGGATCAATAATGACAAGTaaaatataagtcatatatatacaatcatTTGGTTATAAGCTCATTAGATTGATGATGAACTATTTCTTCTTTTTATAGCTTATCAATCACTCATATGTGGACATGGCATATAAACAAAATCTTAAGATATCTTCAAACTCTGAAAGTATCATATCACATTCTTTTTTTCATAGTCGTTGAACTTGTAACACGTGGAAGAAACATGTTGCATACCTCTTAAagttatataatttgataaagcAATTCAGTAATTCGAAGAATTTTCTACATTACAtgtaaaatgagaataaattcGAAGAAGTCAATGGTTTTGTCTCACTTCTATATATCCTCTTTGAGCAAGTGTACTCCATCCTCAGCGATATTTGAAAGaatatcaaatttgaaaaattttacaaaacatGCCATACTCTATCCATCCATCTAGCTTGAAGAATAAACGAATTAAATCTAACATCTTGCtgatcaaattatatatacgcGCGCGCACATACATATATGAATGATCGAGTAAAAATATGGGAGTATTGGAGTACTATTTTGAATTGGTACGAGACTTTGACGCAATTTTATATagtaaaaaatgatttttgttttttatttggtATTAGATTTCGAAGCAACTTGTATAGTTGACGATtcgatttttattttgattaatttggaTGTCgctacaattattgtggatTGAAGATTTGTTTGGATATTAAAGTTGTTTTGGTTACAGATTGCAAAATAAAGATTGTTCTTCTTTTCTTGATGTTGCGGATCTTgcgattttaaattttatggttttgttttttgtttgacaAACTGTTGATTCGACATTGTGATATATAGTGGATAAAacacttttatatttaaaaaaattatgcatttacaatatattttttttacattattgaGATGTATGTCATGTTTGTATCTATAAATATATAGCAGATTTAGTAGGCGGTTAATGGCATTTAAAATTCACACCCACACATCTTGTTAGGAGGACATTTGTGAAATTAATGTTGATAAGAGTGGGTTAGGAGATATAAGACTGGAGGTACTTGCATGCGGGCGTTTTTTAAGTCTTGGACTAAATTATGAAACTTTTTTCTGTTAAAATATGTCAAGTCAATGCATTCGCCAACTTCACCCACATATTTGCTGTACTATTATCATGAAATGTTCCACCCTACTGCATAACTACATAGgcctgtttaacgaaccgagctgttcgcgaacaagctcgagctcggctcgttaagagctcgttcggctcggctcgttaagttaacgagctcgagctcgaacacaaaaaattgttcgttaagtaaacgagctcgagccgagcttttagtatgttcggctcgagctcggctcgagctcgactcgagctcgctcggctcgagctcggctcgttaaagctcgaaaaaatgtaatatttttagggttttttttattatttatatatgttattgaactcagaattcaacatataatttatatatatatattttagtgatgtaaccaaaatttcggaaaataataattttatatggtttgctattttaacagtcaagtagaaggttaactaataccgctaactagtgtttaatcctaaattagtgtttcaattttttaaaaaatatttattaccgatccaaccgtatggatgttaacatatatacattttagtgatataaacaaagtttcaaaaaaattaaaattatttggttagctattttaagagtcaactagcggtttgtctttattttttttctagctcggctcgactcgactcgactcggctcggcttgtatttgttcgcgaacaagctcgtgttcggctcgttagttaacgagccgagcttgaacacaatttttgttcgataaaaaagctcggctcggctcgactcgtcagaaaaaaaaattaaagctcggctcggttcggtcaaaactcggctcggctcggttcgtgaataGCCCTATAACTACATGCACAATAAAAGAATCAAGCAAGCAGAGcagcttcttgacttttttctCCTCATCTTCTTTCAACAGGATCTGTAAAAGACACCTCTTCTCATAAATCACCAAAAATGACAGTGTTAGCAGCCAATGCAACGTCGAGGAGGTCACCATTTTGCTTATTAAACactaatttttcatattttatcgtATATGAGCATGTGACTTATGGAGGATCTGTGATTTTGATGCAGGTATGCAGTTGTTACAGGGGCAAACAAAGGGATTGGACTAGGAATATGCAAGCAACTAGCAGCTGTTCATGGTATTACTGTGATATTAACTGCTAGAAATGAACAAAGGGGTCTTGAAGCTGTTGAGAAACTCAAAGAATCTGCAGGTTTAAGTGATGACCAAATCTTCTTTCACCAGCTTGATGTTGCTGACCCGTCTAGTGCTTCTTCTCTAGCCGAATATTTGAAAACTAAATTTGGAAGGCTTGATATCttggtaattatttttttgaacttcTAGTTCCAGGCGTTTATTTACCAAAACTTATGGCTTGTTTGTAGATCATAGTGTTCAGTCACCGGCTTATGTGAAATCAATATTACAGAGTACTATGTGAACGGGATCTCTCCTAAACACGAGCTACTTGTCATCTGTCGTTCCATCTTTATGATAGAATTTGGTGAATACTAAGATCTTGTTTCCATGTATCATGAAGAGAATTCTGAACATCTTACAGGTGAATAATGCAGCAATTGGGGGAATTATGATAGACGAAAAAGGCCTTTCAGCCCAATTGTCCAAGGATGATGATGTGAGTCCATTTTCATCTATGGATATAGAATTTCAGTTGCAACTGCAATGTAGTTAATTTCAGATTGTGACTTTATGATTCTGCTTATGTAACCTGACTAAAAAGAAGGTTGGAtgaatttatttcatttttactaCTTTTTCGTCTAGTTGATCATATACAAGCAGTAAGCTTCGAACTACCAAATTGCTTTATAAATTTTTCACCTTCCTTACCCCCTAACCTACATTAAGTTACAAGCTGGTTGCACAAACATACAGCCATTGTTCCTATTATGCATAAATAATGGTCGTGTTTAACTGTTGGATTATTCAGACAGCAGGGATCAAATGGCATGAGATTGTCACGGATACAGATGAGTTAGCAGAAGAATGCATTCAAACAAATTACTATGGAGCAAAAAGAATGATAGAAGCACTGATTCCATTACTTCAGTTATCTGATTCACCGAAAATTGCAAACGTCTCTTCCTTCATGGGAAAATTACAGGTAGACAACATACCTGAATACTGACTAAAGGCAATTCAGCTTTATAACGAGTTCTTTTAATATGCAGAGTTATCTGATTAAAGTTTATGGGTCATATTCTACATAGAACCATTAGGCATAGAACCCTTAGAACTATTaacttatttctagtattagttaaggttctgcagcagaactgtacatgaaaaaatgtcttatttatgtattatattttgaaattacttttgaacacacacaacgatgcaaaaaagtatgtatttagatttagatcctggaAATCTATGTAAAaaatagggttctgcagcagaaccttagtggttctatggttctattttgagcactggttctctcttgagcgcgaccctatattatattatattatatgctaATTATGGGATTGCTGATTTTCTGTATCTACTTGTTTTATATACTGTGTCTGTCTGTATTGACCAGCTCAATCCATATGACCCCTGACTTATTAAATCTACAATCAACTATGAAGATACCAAATACTGCCTTTTCAGTCCGAAAAATTTAGCTTCTTTCATCAGAGAAATGTTGAAGATTTCAGTTCTCCCTTGTGGTTATAGATCTCAACAATTGATATAAATCATAGTAACATGATTCATGTTAATGGAGGTGGccacttttcttaaaaagaCTTATAAGTTACTCTTagacaaaatcagcaaattatATAACACTGATTAGTTTCAGAGCTCCCTTCAAACATTAATTATAGCATCGTTTCAGTATTTGTGGACTCTGTTTCCTATCGGGTGCAGGACAGCGTCTAAGAAGTTTTACAAGTTCTAATTTTTCAAATCAGTTTTTTTATGCTTATTTACACAATGGCACGGCCTGTGTGACTGTCACTGGTTTTCTCTAACTGTTTTCTTCATCTGTACTGTATATTTATCATTTACTATTGTTCTGGTTCTCAGAATTTACCGAATGAAAGGACTAGGGAAATACTAAGTGATGAGCAAAACCTTACAGAAGCGAAACTGGATGAGGTACTAAATGAGTACCTGGTAGATTTCAAGGGGCGTTCCCTACAAGAAAAAGGTTGGCC
This region includes:
- the LOC108208117 gene encoding (+)-neomenthol dehydrogenase: MTVLAANATSRRYAVVTGANKGIGLGICKQLAAVHGITVILTARNEQRGLEAVEKLKESAGLSDDQIFFHQLDVADPSSASSLAEYLKTKFGRLDILVNNAAIGGIMIDEKGLSAQLSKDDDTAGIKWHEIVTDTDELAEECIQTNYYGAKRMIEALIPLLQLSDSPKIANVSSFMGKLQNLPNERTREILSDEQNLTEAKLDEVLNEYLVDFKGRSLQEKGWPHYSSAYTVSKMAMNAYTRILAKKYPSFCINAACPGFVKTDINLNTGILTVEEGAKRVVKLVLLPNGGPSGLFFVEGNISSF